Proteins from a single region of Allocatelliglobosispora scoriae:
- a CDS encoding ArsR/SmtB family transcription factor yields the protein MADQRRNLPVLDCATEPLVRDPLTAEQAVSIAAVFKALSDPVRLRLLSLIASHAGGEACVCDLTPSFEVSEPTISHHLKVLREAGLVTSERRASWVYYRLVPGALAGLAHLLDTTEHAAAGR from the coding sequence ATGGCCGACCAGCGGCGAAACCTGCCCGTCCTGGACTGCGCGACCGAGCCCCTCGTCCGGGACCCGCTCACCGCCGAGCAGGCGGTGTCGATCGCGGCCGTGTTCAAGGCGCTCTCGGACCCGGTGCGGCTGCGGCTGCTCTCGCTCATCGCGTCCCACGCCGGCGGCGAGGCGTGCGTCTGCGACCTGACCCCGTCGTTCGAGGTCTCCGAACCCACCATCTCGCACCACCTGAAGGTGCTGCGGGAAGCCGGTCTCGTCACCTCCGAGCGGCGTGCCTCCTGGGTCTACTACCGGCTCGTCCCGGGTGCGCTCGCCGGCCTCGCGCACCTGCTCGACACCACCGAGCACGCTGCGGCCGGTCGATGA
- a CDS encoding GNAT family N-acetyltransferase translates to MRMNYLLRPMVAADAEAVLRIYQAGLDTGHASFETAAPTWAAFDAGRLPRHRLVAVTGTGTVSGWIAVSAVSARPVYAGVVEHSVYVDPAAAGRGIGAALLDALIADTEAAGVWTIQSGIFPENGGSLRLHERAGFRVVGRRERIARHHGSWRDVLLLERRSPQIT, encoded by the coding sequence ATGCGGATGAATTACCTGCTCCGGCCCATGGTCGCGGCGGACGCCGAGGCAGTCCTGCGGATCTACCAGGCGGGCCTCGACACCGGGCACGCCAGCTTCGAGACCGCCGCACCGACCTGGGCGGCGTTCGATGCCGGACGGCTGCCCCGCCACCGCCTCGTCGCCGTGACCGGCACCGGCACGGTCTCCGGCTGGATCGCCGTGTCGGCGGTGTCGGCGCGCCCGGTCTACGCGGGGGTGGTGGAGCACTCCGTCTACGTCGACCCGGCGGCCGCGGGTCGCGGGATCGGCGCCGCCCTGCTCGATGCGCTCATCGCCGACACCGAGGCGGCCGGGGTCTGGACCATCCAATCAGGAATCTTCCCCGAGAACGGGGGCAGCCTGCGCCTGCACGAGCGCGCCGGGTTCCGCGTCGTCGGCCGCCGCGAACGCATCGCCCGCCACCACGGCTCCTGGCGGGACGTACTGCTCCTGGAGCGGCGCAGCCCGCAGATCACCTGA